From the genome of Hymenobacter cellulosilyticus, one region includes:
- the accD gene encoding acetyl-CoA carboxylase, carboxyltransferase subunit beta translates to MSWFKRVEKGIVTPTEQKKETPDGLWYKCPECKTVATMAEHKRLLYTCAKCNHHDRIDSAEYFELLFDHNQFTELDENLTSGDPLHFVDTKAYPQRVAATQKSTGLKDAVRTAHGRLNGLELVVACMDFKFIGGSMGSVVGEKIARAIDYARQNRIPFLMISKSGGARMMEAGYSLMQMAKTSAKLALLSEAGIPYISMLTDPTTGGVTASFAMLGDFNIAEPGALIGFAGPRVIKETIGKDLPKDFQSSEFVLEHGFLDFIVDRKALKQRLTDLLTMLRPAEVAVPQTQPTLR, encoded by the coding sequence ATGTCTTGGTTTAAGCGCGTAGAGAAAGGCATCGTCACCCCGACGGAGCAGAAGAAGGAGACGCCAGACGGCCTGTGGTATAAGTGCCCCGAATGCAAAACCGTGGCTACCATGGCTGAGCACAAGCGGCTGCTGTATACCTGCGCCAAATGCAACCACCACGACCGGATCGACTCGGCCGAGTACTTTGAGCTGCTCTTCGACCACAACCAGTTCACGGAGCTGGATGAGAACCTGACCTCCGGCGACCCACTTCACTTCGTCGATACCAAAGCGTATCCGCAGCGCGTGGCCGCCACCCAGAAAAGCACCGGCCTGAAAGACGCTGTGCGCACTGCCCACGGCCGTCTCAATGGCCTGGAGCTGGTAGTGGCCTGCATGGACTTCAAATTTATCGGCGGCTCGATGGGCTCGGTAGTAGGTGAGAAAATTGCCCGCGCCATTGATTACGCCCGCCAAAACCGGATTCCGTTCCTGATGATTTCCAAGTCGGGTGGGGCGCGCATGATGGAGGCCGGCTACTCGCTGATGCAGATGGCCAAGACCTCGGCCAAGCTGGCCCTGCTCTCAGAAGCCGGCATCCCCTACATTTCCATGCTCACCGACCCCACCACGGGCGGCGTCACGGCTTCCTTCGCCATGCTCGGCGACTTCAACATTGCCGAGCCCGGCGCGTTGATTGGCTTTGCCGGTCCCCGGGTTATCAAGGAAACCATCGGTAAGGACCTGCCCAAAGATTTTCAGAGCTCCGAGTTTGTACTGGAGCACGGCTTCCTGGATTTCATCGTGGACCGCAAAGCTCTCAAGCAGCGCCTCACCGATTTGCTGACCATGTTGCGCCCCGCGGAAGTAGCTGTGCCTCAAACCCAGCCTACGCTGCGCTAG
- a CDS encoding TonB-dependent receptor, translated as MRRRLLFVYTLLAGLLLLVVRAEAQNLTVTGRVTAANGSAQPGVTVLEKGTANGTSTDGDGRYSISVPGAATLVFSAIGSAAQQIAVNGRTSIDVRLQDAATDLNEVVVTGSRATEGRSNILTTAPVDVISAREIKVFAQTDVSQILTYVAPSFQSSRQAISDGTDHVDPASLRGLGPDQVLVLVNGKRRHSSALVNINGTVGRGSVGTDLNTIPNASIKRIEVLRDGAAAQYGSDAIAGVINIQLKDDTTGVQASSTVGQTYEGDGRLYQADANVGIGLNGRGYLDLSGQFSNRSYTNRTGADTAPLIYLGGNGGNYPGSADTEQKRRELKAQDDALVAQNGYDRRNLRLGQSDARNYGGFLNFGYTLVPALGLEAYITAGATHRTGKAAGFYRLPNQITQTDATIYPNGFLPFINTLIDDQSIISGLRTRVAGFDVDLSNTFGRNELRFDISNTLNASLPIGLSPTNFYAGSIAFRQNTSNLNFTRHFTDVAALSTLNVAFGLEYRDDNYQIKAGERGSYANYGRLIAPGTPAAAGAQVFPGYQPSDAVNRSRTNTAGYIDLESDITEKLLVSLAGRAERYSDFGNNVSGKLAARYSILPDVAVRGALSNGFRAPSLQQRYFTNTSTQFVQGAPNQVLTVNNDNPIVRNSFTPGGTGQQGFGIPALKQEKSVNYSLGVTARVLRTASVTVDAYQIDIKDRIVLSSQFSRANATVAAILGTLPVSQVQFFANAIDTRTRGIDVVANNRMELGPGRLSLTIAANFNKTEVRKVNSSSTIDADQTGLQNTLFDRQQRGRIESAQPRSKINLTAGYSFGIFSVEARTVHFGSVEYRDARLDNPGANNGFLFSSIDQTFAAKWITDLTLSVQLNKEIGLTVGANNIFDVYPDKYRVNELNNEQNFAVGALSYNSSRDNTNRGRTIYNPNQFGYNGGFYFARLLINLPTTK; from the coding sequence ATGAGAAGACGCCTACTCTTTGTCTACACCTTGCTGGCTGGCCTGCTCTTGCTGGTGGTCCGCGCCGAGGCCCAGAATCTTACCGTGACCGGCCGGGTAACTGCCGCCAACGGCTCGGCCCAGCCCGGCGTGACGGTGCTGGAAAAAGGCACCGCCAACGGTACGTCCACCGACGGCGACGGGCGTTACAGCATCAGCGTGCCCGGCGCGGCTACGCTGGTTTTTTCGGCCATCGGCTCGGCCGCCCAGCAGATTGCCGTAAATGGCCGCACCAGCATCGACGTGCGCCTGCAGGATGCCGCTACCGACCTCAACGAGGTGGTCGTAACCGGCTCCCGGGCCACGGAAGGCCGCTCCAACATCCTGACTACCGCGCCGGTCGACGTTATTTCGGCCCGGGAAATCAAGGTGTTTGCCCAAACCGACGTTTCGCAGATCCTGACCTACGTGGCGCCCTCGTTTCAATCGTCGCGCCAGGCCATTTCCGACGGCACCGACCACGTGGACCCGGCCTCCCTGCGCGGCCTCGGCCCCGACCAGGTGCTAGTACTGGTCAACGGCAAGCGGCGGCACTCCTCGGCCTTGGTGAACATCAACGGTACGGTGGGCCGCGGCTCGGTAGGCACTGATTTGAACACGATTCCCAACGCCAGCATCAAGCGCATTGAGGTGCTGCGCGACGGAGCCGCCGCCCAGTACGGCTCCGATGCCATTGCCGGCGTTATCAACATTCAGCTCAAGGACGACACCACTGGCGTGCAGGCCAGCAGCACCGTGGGCCAGACCTACGAGGGCGACGGCCGCCTCTACCAAGCCGACGCCAACGTGGGAATCGGGCTGAATGGCCGCGGCTACCTCGATTTGAGCGGACAGTTCAGCAACCGCAGCTACACCAACCGCACCGGCGCCGACACGGCTCCGCTGATTTACCTGGGTGGCAACGGCGGCAACTACCCCGGCAGCGCCGACACCGAGCAGAAGCGCCGCGAACTAAAGGCCCAGGACGATGCCCTGGTGGCCCAGAATGGCTACGACCGGCGAAACCTGCGCCTGGGTCAGTCGGATGCCCGCAACTACGGCGGCTTTCTCAACTTCGGCTACACACTGGTGCCGGCCCTGGGGCTGGAGGCCTACATTACGGCCGGCGCTACCCACCGTACGGGCAAGGCCGCGGGCTTTTACCGCTTGCCCAACCAGATTACCCAGACCGACGCTACTATTTACCCCAACGGCTTTTTGCCGTTCATCAACACGCTTATCGACGACCAGTCCATCATTTCGGGTTTGCGCACCCGGGTAGCGGGCTTCGACGTGGACTTAAGCAACACGTTTGGCCGCAACGAGCTGCGCTTCGACATCAGCAACACGCTCAACGCTTCCTTGCCGATTGGCCTCAGCCCAACCAACTTTTACGCCGGCAGCATTGCTTTTCGCCAGAATACGAGCAACCTGAACTTCACCCGCCACTTCACCGACGTGGCCGCCCTGAGTACGCTCAACGTGGCCTTTGGCCTGGAGTACCGCGACGACAACTACCAGATTAAAGCCGGGGAGCGGGGCTCCTATGCTAACTACGGCCGCCTGATTGCGCCGGGCACTCCGGCCGCGGCCGGGGCCCAGGTGTTTCCCGGCTACCAGCCCTCCGACGCCGTAAACCGCAGCCGCACCAATACGGCCGGCTATATCGACCTGGAAAGCGACATCACTGAGAAACTGCTGGTAAGCCTAGCCGGCCGCGCCGAGCGTTACAGCGATTTTGGCAACAACGTGAGTGGCAAGCTGGCCGCCCGCTACAGCATTCTGCCCGACGTGGCCGTGCGCGGGGCGTTGAGCAACGGGTTTCGGGCTCCTTCGCTGCAGCAGCGCTACTTTACCAACACCAGCACCCAGTTTGTGCAGGGTGCCCCCAATCAGGTGCTGACCGTCAACAACGACAACCCCATCGTGCGCAACAGCTTCACGCCGGGCGGCACCGGGCAGCAGGGTTTCGGCATCCCGGCTTTGAAGCAGGAAAAGTCCGTGAACTACAGCCTGGGCGTCACGGCCCGGGTGCTGCGCACGGCCAGCGTGACCGTGGATGCCTACCAGATTGACATCAAGGACCGGATTGTGCTGTCGTCGCAGTTTAGCCGCGCCAACGCGACGGTGGCTGCCATTCTGGGCACCTTACCGGTAAGCCAGGTGCAGTTCTTTGCCAACGCCATTGATACCCGCACCCGCGGCATCGACGTGGTGGCCAACAACCGCATGGAGCTGGGCCCGGGCCGCCTAAGCCTGACCATTGCCGCAAACTTCAACAAAACCGAAGTACGCAAGGTCAACAGTTCGTCCACGATTGATGCCGACCAGACCGGCCTGCAGAACACCCTGTTTGACCGCCAGCAGCGGGGCCGCATCGAGAGTGCCCAGCCCCGCAGCAAAATCAACCTGACGGCCGGCTACTCATTCGGGATATTCAGCGTGGAAGCCCGCACGGTGCACTTCGGTTCGGTGGAATACCGCGACGCCCGCCTCGACAACCCCGGCGCCAACAACGGCTTCCTGTTTTCCAGCATCGACCAGACCTTCGCGGCCAAGTGGATTACCGACCTGACCCTGAGCGTGCAGCTCAACAAGGAAATCGGGCTGACCGTGGGCGCCAACAATATCTTCGACGTGTACCCCGACAAATACCGGGTGAATGAGCTCAACAACGAGCAAAACTTTGCCGTGGGCGCCTTGTCCTACAATTCCTCCCGCGACAATACCAACCGGGGCCGCACCATCTACAACCCCAACCAGTTTGGCTACAACGGCGGCTTCTACTTCGCTCGCCTGCTCATCAACCTACCCACGACCAAGTAG
- a CDS encoding cystathionine gamma-synthase, producing MKFGTKAIHAGVHPDPTTGAIMTPIYQTSTYVQRSPGDHKGYEYSRTHNPTRTQLQDALAALDNGKHGLAFASGMAATDCVIKLLQPGDEVISTNDLYGGSYRIFTKVYEPLGIKFHFVPMHDMEAVRAKVTDRTKLIWVETPTNPLLNVIDIAAAAAVAKEAGALLVVDNTFSTPYLQTPLELGADIVVYSLTKYMAGHSDTVMGAIVVNDDEVHQRLSFYQNACGGTPGPQDCFLVLRGLKTLHIRMQRHCENGRAVAEYLKAHPKVEKVFWPGFTDHPNHEVAAKQMNDFGGMISFVLEGDRKEDAVAVLEKFQLFSLAESLGGVESLSGHPATMTHASIPADARKAAGLSDSLIRLSVGIEDVEDLIEDLKQAIG from the coding sequence ATGAAATTCGGTACCAAAGCCATCCACGCCGGCGTGCATCCCGACCCCACCACCGGGGCCATCATGACGCCTATTTACCAGACTTCAACCTATGTGCAGCGCTCCCCCGGCGACCACAAAGGCTACGAATACTCGCGCACTCATAATCCCACGCGCACCCAGCTGCAGGACGCGCTGGCTGCCCTCGACAACGGTAAGCACGGTTTGGCTTTTGCCTCGGGCATGGCCGCTACCGACTGCGTAATCAAGTTGCTGCAGCCCGGCGACGAGGTAATTTCGACCAACGACCTGTACGGCGGCTCTTACCGCATCTTCACCAAAGTATACGAGCCCCTGGGTATCAAATTCCACTTCGTGCCCATGCACGACATGGAAGCCGTACGGGCTAAGGTAACAGACCGCACCAAGCTGATCTGGGTGGAAACGCCCACCAACCCGCTGCTCAACGTCATCGACATTGCCGCCGCTGCGGCCGTGGCTAAGGAAGCCGGCGCTTTGCTGGTAGTCGACAACACCTTCTCGACGCCTTACCTGCAAACGCCGCTGGAGCTGGGGGCCGACATCGTGGTGTATTCGCTGACCAAGTACATGGCTGGTCACTCCGACACCGTGATGGGCGCCATTGTGGTCAACGACGACGAAGTGCACCAGCGCCTGAGCTTCTACCAGAACGCCTGCGGCGGCACGCCCGGTCCCCAGGACTGCTTCCTGGTGCTGCGCGGCCTCAAGACCCTGCATATTCGTATGCAGCGCCACTGCGAAAACGGCCGTGCTGTAGCCGAGTACCTCAAGGCCCATCCCAAAGTGGAAAAAGTGTTCTGGCCCGGCTTCACTGACCATCCCAACCACGAGGTGGCAGCCAAGCAGATGAACGACTTCGGCGGCATGATTTCCTTCGTGCTGGAAGGCGACCGGAAAGAGGATGCCGTGGCCGTACTGGAGAAATTTCAGCTGTTTTCCCTGGCTGAAAGCCTCGGCGGCGTGGAAAGTCTCTCGGGCCACCCCGCCACGATGACCCACGCCAGCATTCCGGCCGATGCCCGTAAGGCCGCCGGCCTGTCCGACTCCCTGATTCGCCTGAGTGTGGGAATCGAGGACGTGGAGGACCTGATTGAGGACCTCAAGCAGGCCATTGGCTAA
- a CDS encoding OmpA family protein → MKSPKSLLAMFMALTMFLGSCASSQPASQPDLSTNNGTGARKTGMSKTAKGGLIGAGAGAAAGAVLGRVIGGKSGTAAGAIIGAAVGGTGGALIGRKMDKQAEELQRDMKNARVERVGEGIKITFDSGILFDTNKSDLRAASQTEITKMAEVLKKYPDTNVIIEGHTDNSGSDAINQPLSERRAQAVANYTIGQGVDAARVQTKGYGSSQPVADNTTAEGKQANRRVEVAIFANEKMKKAAENGTL, encoded by the coding sequence ATGAAATCTCCCAAATCCCTTCTGGCTATGTTCATGGCCCTGACCATGTTCCTCGGCTCCTGCGCCTCCTCGCAGCCCGCCAGCCAGCCCGACCTCTCTACGAACAATGGTACGGGTGCCCGCAAAACGGGTATGAGTAAGACGGCCAAAGGCGGCCTGATTGGTGCCGGTGCCGGTGCTGCAGCTGGTGCCGTGCTGGGCCGCGTAATCGGCGGTAAGTCGGGTACGGCTGCTGGTGCTATTATCGGTGCTGCCGTGGGTGGTACCGGCGGTGCTCTCATTGGCCGCAAAATGGACAAGCAAGCCGAAGAGCTGCAGCGCGACATGAAAAATGCCCGCGTTGAGCGCGTTGGTGAAGGTATCAAAATTACCTTCGACTCAGGTATCCTGTTCGACACCAATAAGTCGGACCTGCGGGCTGCCTCACAAACCGAAATCACCAAGATGGCTGAGGTGCTCAAGAAGTACCCCGATACCAACGTCATCATCGAGGGCCACACCGACAACTCCGGTTCGGATGCCATCAACCAGCCTCTTTCCGAGCGTCGCGCTCAGGCCGTGGCCAACTACACCATCGGTCAGGGTGTAGACGCAGCACGCGTTCAGACCAAAGGGTATGGCTCGTCGCAGCCCGTGGCTGATAATACCACCGCTGAAGGCAAGCAGGCAAACCGTCGCGTAGAAGTTGCCATCTTCGCCAACGAGAAAATGAAGAAGGCTGCTGAAAACGGCACTCTGTAA
- a CDS encoding OmpA family protein has product MMAVLLLGTNYAQAQTTTTEKKPWSKTAKGAIIGGLGGAAGGAVLGRVIGGKSGTAKGAIIGAAVGGAGGALIGRRMDKQAAELKREMAGARVERVGEGIKITFDSGLLFAKNSAALTSTAQENIAELAKTLIKYNDTNVIVEGHTDTSGSDAINDPLSQRRAQAVANYAQQQGVDASRFTVTGYGSKQPVADNSTEAGRIANRRVEVAIFANEKLKKAAEKGTI; this is encoded by the coding sequence ATGATGGCAGTGTTGCTGCTGGGCACTAACTACGCCCAGGCTCAAACGACGACCACGGAAAAGAAGCCTTGGAGCAAGACGGCTAAAGGCGCTATCATCGGTGGTTTGGGTGGTGCTGCTGGCGGTGCCGTTCTGGGCCGCGTAATCGGTGGTAAGTCGGGTACGGCCAAAGGTGCCATCATTGGTGCTGCCGTCGGTGGTGCTGGCGGTGCTCTGATTGGTCGCCGTATGGACAAGCAAGCTGCTGAGCTGAAGCGTGAAATGGCTGGTGCCCGCGTTGAGCGCGTTGGTGAAGGCATCAAAATCACCTTCGATTCGGGCCTGCTGTTTGCTAAGAACTCGGCTGCTCTGACCTCGACGGCTCAGGAAAACATTGCTGAGCTGGCTAAGACCCTCATCAAGTACAACGACACCAACGTAATCGTGGAAGGCCACACCGACACCAGCGGTTCGGACGCCATCAACGATCCTCTGTCGCAGCGCCGGGCTCAGGCTGTAGCCAACTATGCCCAGCAGCAAGGTGTAGACGCTTCGCGCTTCACGGTAACGGGTTACGGCTCGAAGCAGCCAGTAGCCGACAACTCGACCGAAGCTGGTCGGATTGCTAACCGTCGTGTAGAAGTTGCCATCTTCGCTAACGAGAAACTGAAGAAGGCTGCCGAAAAAGGCACCATCTAA
- a CDS encoding endonuclease III domain-containing protein — MTDAYSLPAADKTWQNHVILNDFFGPLDPKPRRTPMRELISTLLSHRTTHHDEELAYDRMLEAFGDWEGVLAAPTADLAHAIRTTRWPDTQAPRIQEILRRIKAEQGSFTLDFLADWPAEKGLEWLTDMPGIGLKTASLVLLFNYQKPVLPVDTHVHRVAQRVGMIGPKVSVEKAHQLLLAQLPKDALVLLNFHKHNYWHGQHICFFTKPDCPNCPLKGFCNYYLEHYGPATPEALAATPKHWDVGRGILQH; from the coding sequence ATGACTGATGCCTATTCGCTGCCTGCGGCCGACAAGACCTGGCAGAACCACGTGATTCTGAACGATTTTTTTGGCCCCCTGGACCCCAAGCCGCGCCGTACGCCCATGCGGGAGCTGATCAGCACCCTGTTGTCGCACCGCACCACCCACCACGACGAGGAACTGGCCTACGACCGGATGCTGGAGGCTTTCGGAGATTGGGAAGGCGTGTTAGCCGCGCCTACCGCCGACCTGGCCCACGCCATCCGGACCACCCGCTGGCCCGATACGCAGGCACCCCGCATCCAGGAGATTCTGCGCCGGATCAAGGCCGAGCAGGGCAGCTTTACGCTCGACTTTCTGGCGGACTGGCCCGCGGAAAAAGGGCTGGAATGGCTAACCGATATGCCGGGTATCGGGCTGAAGACGGCATCCCTGGTACTGCTCTTTAACTACCAGAAGCCGGTGCTGCCCGTCGATACCCACGTACACCGGGTAGCCCAGCGCGTGGGCATGATAGGGCCAAAAGTATCTGTCGAGAAGGCGCATCAGCTGCTGCTGGCTCAGCTGCCGAAGGATGCGCTGGTACTGCTCAACTTTCACAAGCACAACTACTGGCATGGGCAGCATATCTGCTTTTTCACTAAGCCCGACTGTCCTAATTGTCCCTTAAAAGGGTTCTGCAACTATTACCTGGAGCACTACGGACCGGCTACGCCCGAGGCTTTGGCGGCTACTCCCAAACATTGGGACGTGGGCCGCGGTATTCTGCAGCACTAA
- a CDS encoding MBL fold metallo-hydrolase: MKTPSQFNGKKYLNTIPTGMSMDYWQMMRRWLRGKEEREPKKPLGPFRANVAALAEPVPATALRVTWFGHSSTLIELDGKRILTDPVWRLRASPLSMAGPKRFFPAPLLLTELPPLDAVVLSHDHYDHLDKDAIRTLSRAGVPFFCPLGVGGHLRRWGVPAAQITELDWWQEAKLTDTHTLVATPARHFSGRRLTRDNTLWASWCLLGPTHRAFFGGDSGPYEAGFREIGAAYGPFDLVMLEIGAYDELWADIHMGPDHALAAHRALGEGALLPLHWATFNLAFHAWDEPVEHLVAAAGPEVTLLLPAPGQRVEVADGPLPQQWWRR, translated from the coding sequence ATGAAAACACCTTCGCAGTTCAACGGTAAGAAGTACCTGAATACCATTCCCACCGGCATGTCGATGGACTACTGGCAGATGATGCGCCGCTGGCTGCGGGGCAAAGAGGAGCGGGAGCCTAAAAAGCCGTTGGGGCCATTCCGGGCCAACGTGGCCGCGCTGGCTGAGCCGGTGCCCGCCACGGCCCTGCGCGTGACGTGGTTTGGGCACTCTTCCACGCTGATTGAGCTGGATGGCAAACGGATTCTGACCGACCCGGTATGGCGGCTGCGGGCCTCCCCACTGAGCATGGCCGGCCCCAAACGGTTCTTTCCCGCGCCCTTGCTGCTGACCGAGCTGCCCCCGCTCGATGCCGTGGTGCTGTCCCACGACCACTACGACCACCTCGACAAGGATGCCATCCGGACGCTGAGCCGCGCTGGCGTGCCGTTTTTCTGTCCGCTGGGCGTGGGTGGGCACTTGCGCCGCTGGGGGGTGCCAGCCGCCCAGATAACCGAGCTGGACTGGTGGCAGGAAGCTAAGCTGACCGACACGCACACGCTGGTAGCCACGCCGGCCCGGCACTTTTCGGGCCGGCGCCTCACCCGCGACAATACCCTCTGGGCTTCCTGGTGCCTGTTGGGCCCCACGCACCGCGCCTTTTTCGGCGGCGACTCAGGACCCTATGAGGCAGGGTTCCGCGAAATTGGCGCGGCTTACGGACCTTTTGATCTGGTGATGCTGGAAATTGGGGCTTACGACGAGTTGTGGGCCGATATCCACATGGGACCCGACCATGCTCTGGCCGCGCACCGGGCCCTGGGCGAGGGCGCATTGCTGCCCTTGCACTGGGCCACCTTCAACCTGGCCTTCCACGCCTGGGACGAGCCTGTGGAGCATTTGGTAGCGGCGGCCGGTCCGGAGGTAACCTTGCTGCTGCCGGCCCCGGGGCAGCGGGTGGAAGTGGCCGACGGGCCGCTGCCGCAGCAGTGGTGGCGCCGGTAA
- a CDS encoding GDSL-type esterase/lipase family protein yields MRLLLILFLFLGFGCTQDGVERAVPSTGSGGTASNGSFLSLGDSYTIGEGVSAADRWSVQLARSAGLATPDIIARTGWTTGELQQAIAAAQITKTYDLVSLMIGVNNQFRGLPLSSYRTEFRALLRTAIGFAANRPGRVVVLSTPTGATRPLGRATTRTA; encoded by the coding sequence ATGCGTCTTCTGCTTATTCTTTTTCTGTTTCTTGGGTTCGGCTGCACCCAGGACGGCGTCGAGCGGGCAGTGCCCAGCACCGGCTCGGGCGGCACCGCTTCCAACGGCAGCTTTCTGTCCCTGGGCGACTCCTACACGATTGGGGAAGGCGTAAGCGCCGCCGACCGGTGGAGCGTGCAGCTGGCGCGTTCGGCCGGCCTGGCTACCCCCGATATTATTGCCCGCACCGGCTGGACCACCGGAGAACTGCAGCAAGCCATTGCGGCGGCGCAGATTACAAAAACCTATGATTTGGTGTCGTTGATGATTGGGGTCAACAACCAGTTTCGGGGGCTGCCGCTGAGCAGCTACCGCACCGAGTTTCGGGCGCTGCTGCGCACGGCCATCGGGTTTGCCGCCAACCGGCCCGGGCGCGTGGTGGTGCTTTCTACCCCGACTGGAGCTACTCGCCCTTTGGGCAGAGCTACGACCAGGACCGCGTGA
- a CDS encoding radical SAM protein, giving the protein MRIVRHPVLCNYYVTYRCNARCSFCDIWEKPSPYIQLADVEQNLRDLKRLGVSVVDFTGGEPLLHRQIHEFVGLAHDMGFITTLTTNCLLYPKYAEKLRGKVDMLHFSLDASEKEVHDKGRGVACYDFVLESIRVAKELGERPDILFTVFRENLHDLEAVYRDIAQPNGLMLIINPAFEYNSVETGEQLTTAELDYLSAFGKKRGVYLNEAFIQLRKDGGNHVAAPVCKAASTTLVISPSNELVVPCYHLGEQKFPIQGQLYELYQSPEVGRMVALEGRLPQCEGCTINCYMQPSFAVEINKYFWQALPSTLKYNVQKGTWRRMLAR; this is encoded by the coding sequence ATGCGGATTGTTCGTCACCCGGTGCTTTGCAATTATTACGTCACGTACCGGTGCAATGCACGGTGCTCATTTTGTGATATCTGGGAGAAACCCTCGCCCTATATCCAACTGGCCGACGTGGAGCAGAACCTGCGGGACCTGAAGCGTCTGGGCGTGAGCGTGGTCGACTTTACGGGCGGGGAGCCGCTGCTACACCGTCAGATCCACGAGTTTGTGGGCCTGGCCCACGACATGGGCTTTATTACGACGCTAACCACCAATTGCCTGCTGTACCCAAAGTACGCCGAAAAGCTGCGGGGCAAGGTGGATATGCTGCATTTCTCCTTGGACGCTTCCGAGAAGGAAGTGCACGACAAAGGCCGCGGCGTGGCCTGCTACGACTTCGTGCTGGAAAGCATCCGGGTGGCCAAAGAGTTGGGGGAGCGGCCCGATATTCTCTTTACCGTGTTCCGGGAGAATCTGCACGACCTAGAAGCCGTGTACCGCGACATTGCTCAGCCCAATGGCCTGATGCTGATAATCAACCCGGCCTTTGAATACAACAGCGTGGAAACCGGGGAGCAGCTAACCACAGCGGAGCTGGATTATCTGTCGGCCTTCGGTAAAAAGCGGGGCGTATATTTGAATGAAGCCTTTATTCAATTGCGCAAAGACGGGGGCAACCACGTCGCCGCTCCGGTGTGCAAGGCTGCTAGCACCACGCTGGTCATCTCGCCTAGCAACGAGCTGGTGGTGCCCTGTTACCACTTAGGGGAGCAGAAATTTCCCATTCAGGGCCAACTTTACGAGTTGTATCAGTCGCCGGAAGTAGGGCGGATGGTGGCCCTGGAGGGGCGGCTGCCCCAGTGTGAGGGCTGCACTATCAACTGCTACATGCAGCCCAGCTTCGCGGTGGAAATCAACAAGTATTTCTGGCAAGCCTTGCCCAGCACGCTGAAATACAACGTGCAGAAAGGTACCTGGCGGCGGATGCTGGCCCGGTAG
- a CDS encoding OmpA/MotB family protein, whose translation MASKKYDDLRARQQATEQGKAEAERQQRQAVTELKKATDELSEMRLTNKRLVEDSAQTGNALRRTRSLYTQLTDSYDKLLKNSDRAMADKSADYNKVAKDLARREAELGELDTNLRRSKADIDKLNADLKVREAKLAELTQALADKDKAVNDLRASVSNALRGFQGTDLQVKMKDGKVYVSLSEQLLFKTGSTKVDPKGQEALKQLAAVLKNQPDVNVVVEGHTDNVPFSRPTAAMQDNWDLSVLRATEIARLITSGGVEPQRITASGRSQFIPVASNDSPGNKALNRRTEIILTPKLNELLKILDSNSTSTGK comes from the coding sequence GTGGCTTCCAAAAAATACGATGACCTGCGGGCCCGCCAACAGGCCACCGAGCAGGGCAAGGCCGAAGCAGAGCGCCAGCAGCGGCAAGCTGTGACCGAGCTTAAGAAAGCTACCGACGAGCTGAGCGAGATGCGCCTGACCAACAAGCGCCTCGTGGAGGACTCGGCCCAGACCGGCAACGCCCTGCGCCGCACCCGCTCCCTCTACACCCAGCTCACCGACAGCTACGATAAGCTCCTCAAAAACAGCGACCGGGCCATGGCCGATAAGTCGGCCGACTACAATAAAGTAGCCAAGGACCTGGCCCGCCGGGAGGCCGAGCTGGGCGAGTTGGATACCAACCTGCGCCGCAGCAAAGCCGATATCGACAAACTAAATGCTGACCTGAAGGTGCGCGAAGCCAAGCTGGCCGAGCTGACCCAGGCCCTGGCCGACAAGGACAAAGCCGTGAATGACCTACGAGCCAGCGTGAGCAATGCCTTGCGCGGCTTTCAGGGCACCGACCTGCAGGTGAAAATGAAGGATGGTAAAGTATACGTGTCGCTTTCGGAGCAGCTGCTGTTTAAGACCGGCTCGACGAAGGTAGACCCCAAGGGCCAGGAGGCGCTGAAACAACTGGCAGCCGTGCTTAAAAATCAGCCCGACGTGAACGTGGTGGTGGAAGGCCACACCGACAACGTGCCTTTCAGCCGACCTACGGCGGCCATGCAGGACAACTGGGACTTGAGCGTGCTGCGGGCCACTGAAATTGCTCGTCTTATTACTTCTGGCGGCGTGGAACCCCAGCGCATCACAGCCTCGGGCCGCAGCCAGTTCATTCCAGTGGCCTCTAACGACTCGCCCGGCAACAAGGCTCTGAACCGCCGCACCGAAATCATCCTGACGCCCAAGCTCAACGAGCTGCTTAAGATTCTGGACTCGAATTCGACCTCTACCGGTAAGTAA